GTGTAACAACCAAACTTACCAACCAAAAACCAAAGAGAAAAAACGTGTTCTTCACCATCACCAACTTGCATGCGTTGATNNNNNNNNNNNNNNNNNNNNNNNNNNNNNNNNNNNNNNNNNNNNNNNNNNNNNNNNNNNNNNNNNNNNNNNNNNNNNNNNNNNNNNNNNNNNNNNNNNNNNNNNNNNNNNNNNNNNNNNNNNNNNNNNNNNNNNNNNNNNNNNNNNNNNNNNNNNNNNNNNNNNNNNNNNNNNNNNNNNNNNNNNNNNNNNNNNNNNNNNNNNNNNNNNNNNNNNNNNNNNNNNNNNNNNNNNNNNNNNNNNNNNNNNNNNNNNNNNNNNNNNNNNNNNNNNNNNNNNNNNNNNNNNNNNNNNNNNNNNNNNNNNNNNNNNNNNNNNNNNNNNNNNNNNNNNNNNNNNNNNNNNNNNNNNNNNNNNNNNNNNNNNNNNNNNNNNNNNNNNNNNNNNNNNNNNNNNNNNNNNNNNNNNNNNNNNNNNNNNNNNNNNNNNNNNNNNNNNNNNNNNNNNNNNNNNNNNNNNNNNNNNNNNNNNNNNNNNNNNNNNNNNNNNNNNNNNNNNNNNNNNNNNNNNNNNNNNNNNNNNNNNNNNNNNNNNNNNNNNNNNNNNNNNNNNNNNNNNNNNNNNNNNNNNNNNNNNNNNNNNNNNNNNNNNNNNNNNNNNNNNNNNNNNNNNNNNNNNNNNNNNNNNNNNNNNNNNNNNNNNNNNNNNNNNNNNNNNNNNNNNNNNNNNNNNNNNNNNNNNNNNNNNNNNNNNNNNNNNNNNNNNNNNNNNNNNNNNNNNNNNNNNNNNNNNNNNNNNNNNNNNNNNNNNNNNNNNNNNNNNNNNNNNNNNNNNNNNNNNNNNNNNNNNNNNNNNNNNNNNNNNNNNNNNNNNNNNNNNNNNNNNNNNNNNNNNNNNNNNNNNNNNNNNNNNNNNNNNNNNNNNNNNNNNNNNNNNNNNNNNNNNNNNNNNNNNNNNNNNNNNNNNNNNNNNNNNNNNNNNNNNNNNNNNNNNNNNNNNNNNNNNNNNNNNNNNNNNNNNNNNNNNNNNNNNNNNNNNNNNNNNNNNNNNNNNNNNNNNNNNNNNNNNNNNNNNNNNNNNNNNNNNNNNNNNNNNNNNNNNNNNNNNNNNNNNNNNNNNNNNNNNNNNNNNNNNNNNNNNNNNNNNNNNNNNNNNNNNNNNNNNNNNNNNNNNNNNNNNNNNNNNNNNNNNNNNNNNNNNNNNNNNNNNNNNNNNNNNNNNNNNNNNNNNNNNNNNNNNNNNNNNNNNNNNNNNNNNNNNNNNNNNNNNNNNNNNNNNNNNNNNNNNNNNNNNNNNNNNNNNNNNNNNNNNNNNNNNNNNNNNNNNNNNNNNNNNNNNNNNNNNNNNNNNNNNNNNNNNNNNNNNNNNNNNNNNNNNNNNNNNNNNNNNNNNNNNNNNNNNNNNNNNNNNNNNNNNNNNNNNNNNNNNNNNNNNNNNNNNNNNNNNNNNNNNNNNNNNNNNNNNNNNNNNNNNNNNNNNNNNNNNNNNNNNNNNNNNNNNNNNNNNNNNNNNNNNNNNNNNNNNNNNNNNNNNNNNNNNNNNNNNNNNNNNNNNNNNNNNNNNNNNNNNNNNNNNNNNNNNNNNNNNNNNNNNNNNNNNNNNNNNNNNNNNNNNNNNNNNNNNNNNNNNNNNNNNNNNNNNNNNNNNNNNNNNNNNNNNNNNNNNNNNNNNNNNNNNNNNNNNNNNNNNNNNNNNNNNNNNNNNNNNNNNNNNNNNNNNNNNNNNNNNNNNNNNNNNNNNNNNNNNNNNNNNNNNNNNNNNNNNNNNNNNNNNNNNNNNNNNNNNNNNNNNNNNNNNNNNNNNNNNNNNNNNNNNNNNNNNNNNNNNNNNNNNNNNNNNNNNNNNNNNNNNNNNNNNNNNNNNNNNNNNNNNNNNNNNNNNNNNNNNNNNNNNNNNNNNNNNNNNNNNNNNNNNNNNNNNNNNNNNNNNNNNNNNNNNNNNNNNNNNNNNNNNNNNNNNNNNNNNNNNNNNNNNNNNNNNNNNNNNNNNNNNNNNNNNNNNNNNNNNNNNNNNNNNNNNNNNNNNNNNNNNNNNNNNNNNNNNNNNNNNNNNNNNNNNNNNNNNNNNNNNNNNNNNNNNNNNNNNNNNNNNNNNNNNNNNNNNNNNNNNNNNNNNNNNNNNNNNNNNNNNNNNNNNNNNNNNNNNNNNNNNNNNNNNNNNNNNNNNNNNNNNNNNNNNNNNNNNNNNNNNNNNNNNNNNNNNNNNNNNNNNNNNNNNNNNNNNNNNNNNNNNNNNNNNNNNNNNNNNNNNNNNNNNNNNNNNNNNNNNNNNNNNNNNNNNNNNNNNNNNNNNNNNNNNNNNNNNNNNNNNNNNNNNNNNNNNNNNNNNNNNNNNNNNNNNNNNNNNNNNNNNNNNNNNNNNNNNNNNNNNNNNNNNNNNNNNNNNNNNNNNNNNNNNNNNNNNNNNNNNNNNNNNNNNNNNNNNNNNNNNNNNNNNNNNNNNNNNNNNNNNNNNNNNNNNNNNNNNNNNNNNNNNNNNNNNNNNNNNNNNNNNNNNNNNNNNNNNNNNNNNNNNNNNNNNNNNNNNNNNNNNNNNNNNNNNNNNNNNNNNNNNNNNNNNNNNNNNNNNNNNNNNNNNNNNNNNNNNNNNNNNNNNNNNNNNNNNNNNNNNNNNNNNNNNNNNNNNNNNNNNNNNNNNNNNNNNNNNCCGCAAAAAATTTGACCGATCACCGTAACTCAGGCTCTGATACCAGTTGTTAGGAAATACGCGGTCAAATTTTGCGGTAAACCAGAATTTGTGGGAGCGGAAAAAAGAGCCACACACACCAAATTGTTAACGGAGTTCGGCCAATGTTGCCTACGTCTCCGGACCTGCTATAGATCTTTTATTATTAACCAGAGAAATTTTACAAGCTTACTACTCACACCCCGATCCCAAATACACTCAGAAATTACTCGTAATTTCTTAAAGAAGATTTTTTGTGAGAAAATTTTTTTTTTTTTTTTTTTTTTTTTTTTTTGTAACACTCATTAAGAAAATTGTTATAGTGTGTAATTATGTAGTAGAGAATTATGTTTTACTTTTGCTCAAAAAAAGAATTATGTTTTACTTTCAATGTAAAGTTGTTATGTTTTACTTTTAATTATGAAAACAAGTCAGTTTTACTATAACAAGATAAATATATATTTTTGAGAAGATTAATGTTTTTTGCATCAATAAGAAACAATTTCAAATACTATAAAAGTTTTTGACTCATTTAAATGAACTGTTTTATAGGATTTCTGGATAACCCTAATTAATTTTGAGTTTTATTAGCTGTTTTCTGATTACTGTTTACAAATTAGTAGAGTATTTCTGAATAGCTCAACTCATATCATAATATAAATATGTGTTATAATAACATGGATTATGAGTTTAGAATCTAAATATTTTCATTTTCATTTTGCTTTTAATCTAGTTATTTATACATGTGAATTCGGTATCCGAATTTGAATCGAATGGTCTAGCTTAGGCTACAACATGGTCAAAACTCAATCTAGATGGACATTTTTAAGGTCGAAGATTAAATGAGTAAAATACAATGAGTAGTTATTAATAGTTTTTGGTGCTTTTCAAGAGACTTTTAATTTAAAAATAAAAAGAGAGAACCATTCAGGGAATAAGATTTGTGTCAAATTCAAATCTAGAAGATATGTCAGAAACATCATCAATCATCACAAGTTACCAAATTTAGAAAACATCTTCATTTTCTACAAACTAACACACACATCTCTTTTTAGCTACACTCTTTTTTTTCTTCTTCTCAGCTTTCATCACAAAAGACAAAGCCATATTATAAACCTCCAAAGCTCTTGGGAGAGAAGAGATCTCACACATATTCAGACCTGTCTAAACCCTTCTAATGAACTTTGATAGTGCGGCTAGACACACCATGTAACAACTTCACAAACCCAAGAAAACTAAGCTTTCCATCGGTATGCCTAAGCCAATCATGAAGAACTGCATGAACCGGTACAGAAGGACCAAGACCAAGTTCCTGAAAATAGGTCCAACCAATGAGTTAATACAAACATTTCAAATTCAGATATCTTCTACATTGTTGTAATAAAGGGACTAACCGAAGCGAGTTCATCTATCATGATGGGTCGGTTTCCTTCCTTTTCGAAAAGCTCATAAGCACAACGAGCGTGTTGTAAAAAAAAAGTTTTTTTTTTTTTTTTTCTCTCTCTCTCACGTTTTTCTCTTCTTCTTCTCTTCTTGTTTTGGGATGATTTTCCCCTTCTCCTTCATGCATGTATTTATAGGAGGGGATTTGTGAGTTGGTGGTGAGTTGGTGTAACAACCAAACTTACCAACCAAAAACCAAAGAGAAAAAAACGTGTTCTTCACCATCACCAACTTGCATGCGTTGATTTTTGACCAACATGAGGTTCGTTCAACAACTTCCACGCTTGTTTTGCCAACAGGGCTTGGTTGAAATCTTAAATATCTCGGAACCCTAAGCCTCCAAACTCCTTTGGTATATACATGTTTGACCACGAAACCCAGTAAATTTTCTTTTTGTCACTACACTCATTCAACCAAAAAGCCGCCATCGCAGTCATTATCTTTTGGCAGTGATGCTTAGTCAATCTGAAACAAGACATGGCATACACAGACAAGGCCATTGCAATTGACTTAAGGAATACCTCCTTTCCTCCAAGGGCACGCGTTTTGGCATACCATCCAGTCAGTATTTTACTAAGCTTGTCGCCTATGAAAGCTAATAACTTCTGTTTTGATCCGCTGAAACATTCTGGGAGACCCAAGTATGTGCCAGCTCCACCCTCGTTCTCAAATCATTAGTAACTCCGCTAATAATCATTTCATCGCTGGAACGATGTCAGCTCCGAAGGTTATAGACGACTTTTGAAAATTTATCACTTGCCCTGATGCCTGACCATAGAGCTCGTGGCAGTGAAGGAAACTGGAACATTCTTTCAAAGTCGCTTGACATAGGAACAGGCTGTTATCCGCAAATAGAAGATGCTGTATAGAGGGACAGTTCTTCGTCAGTCGCATCCCCGTAATGTCGCCCTGCAATTCTGCTCTGTTCATCACATGAACCAATGCCTCTGCACATAAGATAAACAGAAATGGAGACAGAGGATCTCCTTGCCGTAAGCCACGTCCCGGCATAATCCTACCATAAGTCTGGCCATTCAGAAGTACCGTATATGTAACTGAGCGAATACACATCATGGTCCATTGTATCCACTTACTGTCGAAACCCATTTTTTGAAACAGTACTTCTAGAAAGTTACATTCCACACGGTCATAAACTTTCGACATGTCAGTCTTGATCGCAATGTATCCCTCTCTGCAGTTCGGATTGGTTTTGAGACCATGAACCATCTCATGAGCTATCAATAGGTTGTCTGAGATCAACCTTCCAGCAAACAAAAGCTCTTTGAGTAGGCGATACCAAATTGGGGAGAATAACTTTTAGCCTTGCACATAGGATGTTCGAAATGATCTTATATGAGACTGCGCATAAGCTGATCGGCCGTAAATCTGTCATGACTGATGGATTTGGCTTCTTAGGCAGTAGACATAGCTGAGTGTAGTTCCAGTCCTGAGGTATCACACCTTCAAGGAAGAATTTCTTAACCTCGGAAACAACCGGCGGACCGATGATGTTCCAATACTTCTGGAAAATTGTCATGTCATGCCGTCAGCTCCAGGTGAGCTATCACTCTTTATCGCTTTGACTGCCCTCTTTATCTCCGCATCAGTGATTGGCTTTGTCAGACTGGTGTTCATGTGTTCTATTACTCGTGGTGAGAAGTCTCGTAGTAGGTCAGACGCATCAGTGGGCTGAGATGATGTGAAAAGCTCTGTGAAGTATCGTATCGCGATATCTCCTTTAGCCTCTTCCAATGTGTGCTCTACCCCACCAGAGTCAAAGAGACTAGGGATATTATTCTTCATTTTCCTCGTTCTCGCTCAGCCATGAAATATCTTGGTGTTCTTATCACCTGCCTGTAACCAATTGTTCTTGTTCTTAAGCTTCCAGTACTCTTCTTCTTTTTGAAATAATTTAGCAAGTTCCAATTTAAGGTAGACAATCCTGAACATATTTGGAGCAATCTTCTTATCCTCTTCCTCCAACTCCACTCGAAGTTTCTCTATCATTTTCTTCGAATTACTAACTTCAGTACGTTTCCACTTAGCCAGGACCTTGCGGCAAGATGCAATGCACTCAATTACTGAACTCGTGTTGTTGGGCTGGGGAGCGTTCCACCTTTTACGAACTAGCTCCATCATCTCAGGTTTCTTACTCCATTTTTTGTCAAACATGAACCGACCCACATGCTTAGCGCCATTACCCATAACGGTCGTCAATATTGGCATGTGATCTGAGCCAAGTCTTTCCAAGTAGTGATTATATGAACGGGGAAAAATACGGAACCACTCTGCGTTTCCAAAGGCTCTGTCAAGCCTGCACCGTATCCAGACATTTTCTTTGACCCCGTTAGTCATTACTTCTCTAGCTTAGCTCCATCTCCGTTATCCGGTCACCGCTATGTTTTAAGATTAAGTTTTTGTTGTTGTTAAAAATAATAATTAAAAACAGTTATCATCCAAAACGAAATATTGAATAACACCGCTTAAAAAAACATTGTATATTCATAAACTGCAGATTTATAAATTGTAGATGGATTTATCTGTTATACGGATCTACAAAAAAAGTTGAAATGTCTATTCAAGAGCTAATGTTTAATTCTTATCTGTTATAGAGAACACTTGTGTTCACATCCCACGTGTTGCTAACCTACCTCAAAGCTACCTTTAAACAACTTTAACTCTTTTTAATTGAAGTTGATTTGTTAATCTACATCCATTATTATCATTTTCTACTATATTTTCCATTGGCGCTTAAACATGATTGTCTTCTTTATTGAGGATTGGAATTTAGTGTGCTACAAAGAAAGAAAGAAAGATAATCAAAGTTTACGTCTACGAACTGGATCGACACTTCTGAGCACATACCCGTGAATCTTCACGATCTATCAAACGAATAACATCTTTGTTAATTTGGTATTAAGCTTATACCTTATTAGAATATGATCACTACTTAAAAATAACATTTAGTTATGCGTTATATCAAATAAAATGTTGTTGATAACTAATGAAAAGACTAACATTTTATTACATATATATATATATATATCCCTATATATTTTAAAGACAACATTATACTATTAAACATTCCAAACAATACATTAATTAAATATAGGTCCAAACGATGTAAAACACTATATCCCACCTTTTAACAATTTTAGTTGCAAGATGAAAAAACAATTTTAGCTGCAATCATAGAACGAATTATTAGATAAATCAAATAACTGATTAGAGAAACAATCGGATAATTTATGAAAATCAAATTCGAAAATAAATATAACTAAATTTTTACCAGGTTGTATAGTACAAAATAGTTTTTTTTCTTTTTTTTTTGAACACAAGTACAAAATAGTTTCATAAAATACAAAGTAATTAGTTAAATTTACATTTCAATCTATTTGTATTTTCTAAAATGGAATTACATTTATTTAACTTAAAGAAAATTTCACATGAAATAAAACACCGGTATATTGAAGCACATAATTTTAGTCTTGGGTAATTTTTTGCACTTCTTTTATAAAAACTAAAATGTGTGGAAGATTTTGTATATACGAACAACTATTAAATCCCCATACACGTCAAACTGTCTAAGAATGTCACAATGCCATATGACTCATATCCACCATCTTTCCAGGCTCGTTTTTGGTTCATAAAATTCCAGCCGTGTGTGATGAACGACGATTGTGTGCATTTCTAAAATTTGGTAAAATTGATTGTGTTTTGAACAATTTTTTATAAATTAATTGCTTATTCTTTGATTCTTTGTGAATAGAAACGTCTAACAATTTTTCATCACTGCCAATTTGTTAATAAAAAAATCAATTGCTAATAGTATTAATGGCACCAATATATTTTCAGAATTAAAATGTTAAAAAATGTCCCAAACTTTAATTAATATTTTAAAATGAGCACCAAAGACATGTTATATAAACACATACATTAGAGGTGTAACTCTCCTACTTCCCAACCATTCCATAATCCATTTTCTCAAAAAAAAAAAACATTCCATAATCCTTGTTCTTCCGGCCAATTAAATATATGGGTGGTAAACTTCGATTATTCATCGGAATCTTGGGTAATTTTTTCTTTATTTTATTCTGGGATATTATATTTTCTTAATCTATCTTTCTTTTTTTTTGAGAAATATAACATTGTCAGAAATTGTATTTTTTTTTTACCAGAAGAAAATTTATGTGAGTTTTTGTTGTTGTTGTTGGAAAACTTAAATATGAACTCTGCACAGGAAATGGAGCTTCCATGCTGCTCTATACTGCTCCAATGTACGTAACAAAAAAAACAAATAGCTATTTTCATATAGAATTAACCAACAAAGTAAACTATAACTTTTAAAAAAACTTGAATTGATATGTAGATTAACATTTTCAAGGGTGTTTAAGAAGAAAAGCACAGAGGAATTCTCATGTTTTCCTTATGTTATGACACTCTTAAACTGTTTGATTTACACTTGGTATGGCTTACCGATTGTGAGTCATCTTTGGGAGAATCTTCCTCTCGTCACCATCAATGGAGTCGGCATCCTTCTCGAATCACTCTTCATTTTCATATATTTCTGCTACTCGTCGCCCAAAGAAAAGGTATGTAATTTATTATCACATGATATCATATCCTTTTTATTTCCTAAAATAGTATTCGTGACATTGATCTATATAGACATTTGAATTAGGTTAAGGTTGGTGTTATATTTGTTCCGGTGGTGGTCATTTTGTTCGGGTTAGCTGTAATCTCAGCTGTAGTGTTTGACGAGCACCGTCACCGGAAATCATTCGTCGGAAGTTTCGGCCTCGTGGCTTCTATCTCCATGTATGGTTCTCCTCTCGTCGTTATGGTAATTAAGCTATATATATTACTATTAACTAAAAATATCATTTAAGGAATATATAATTATGGATCAAGCTAATATAATGTGAATGTGTATGCAGAAAAAAGTGATAGAGACAAAAAGTGTGGAGTACATGCCATTTTACTTGTCATTCTTTTCATTTCTGGCTAGCTCCCTTTGGTTGGCCTATGGTTTACTCAGCCATGATCTATTTCTTGCGGTTCGTTTCTCTAGTTATCACTCCCTTTCTTTGGTTTGTTTTCTTAACTTAACAAAGTTGAACCGGCTCTTAGAATATAAAGAACGCTTCTTAATTTGATGGTTATAAAGATACAAAGAAAGTCCATTATATTAAATTAATGTTTGTGGAAATATTATATATATATATATATATATATATATATATATATATATATGTATAGTACAAAACTGTTGAGATTGTCTTGTGCATGACTGCATGGTTTTGAATATGTTGATTGATTTTTTTTACACATGTATAGTCACCTAATATGGTGGGGACTCCATTGGGGATTCTCCAACTTATCCTCTACTTTAAGTACAAGAACAAGGAGACGCCGATTACGACAACAGTGATGAGCAAATGGGATGATGAAAAGAACAAGAGAACACTTGAGCTTGTAGTTGACGTTGATCATGATGGTGATGCCAATGAGAAGAAGTTCAACAACGCATGTTAGTTAGTTTTCCCTCCCTAAAAACTCCATGTGAATCCACAGATTTAATGTAAACTGGCCTCGTGGGATTGTGCTTTCGTTACATGATGTTTCATCTCTATTGTGTATCATGTGAATCAAACAAGAGTTTTTGTTCTTGACGACAAAATATCCAGTGTGTTGCACCCAAAATATATATATATATATATATATCCAATGTGTCTACAAAAAGGAGCAAAAAGGAAAGAAAGGAAAAACCAACGATCAGTCGATAGTCTATGATTGATACGATATGCAGAATTATTGGCTATTTGTTTTCGTAAAATGTATCCAAAGAGTACGTGGAATCACGATTCAATCCACAGATCACCCGATACTTTATAGTTTTTATCAAAACAGAGAAAAATGACTAAAATGACATTCATTAAAAAGTAAAAATACTAAAATACCATTAATGAATAATACATTTAATAACTAATTTTTTTAAAAAAGTTTATTTAAAATATTATTATTTCAAATTTTATACCCTACATAAATGTTTTTAATCTGGACCAAACCGGCTGTTAAAACCGTACTAAACCGTAAAATGGAAATATATTCAGGTTAGATGGATAAAACCAGAGTATATTCGTAATTTGCTATCAAAATTAAATTTTATTAATTATTTTTATCCTTTAAGCCATACATATAAATTTTATTATAATATATATTTTTTTTAATTTGCACAAATTACGGTGATCAAGATTTAATATCAAAATACTAATTTCATATTTAATGTTAAAAATATTAGTTTTATATTTAATTTTCATTTGGTTAGTACTTAAATTTTGTTTCAAAATTATTTTTATTGAAAACTTTAATAACTAAATTTAGTTATGTTTGCAAAATTTACCGAACATAAATAAACAAATAGATTTAGATTTAGTTCTATTTCCATGCTGTGATTGGACTCAATTGAATTCACCTAAATCCTATCGAACCCGGTCAAAATATATTGATCGTCAAAATATATTGATCCATGACCTAAAACTTTTTTTTGTTCAGTTACCGGTCAGGTTTTAGAAATATAGTTAATAAATAACGAATATATGAGGTTAATAAAAAATATTAATGTATGAGAAGTATTTTTAAAACACAAACCAAGCCGACAATTGAACTAGGTTAAACTATGAAACGGAAACATATCCAGATTAGATCGATAAAAACTAGGTTTAATTGTACTTTGCTATTGAAATCAAATTTATTAATTGTGTCTTTTAAATTTTAGAAATATTTTTTATATTCATTTTTTTTAAAAAAAATCATAACTTATGGTGATAAATATTTAAATTGAAAATATTAGTTTTAGATTTAAAGGTCAAATATTAATTTTATATCTAATTTTCATTTGGTTTGAGCTTAAATTTTATTTCAGAACTATTTCTATGAAAATCTTTAATAACTAAACTTAATTATGTTTGTAAAATGTATCAAAGCTACGAACAAAACTTTAAATTTAGTTCTACTTTATTCTCTGATTAAACTCAACTAAATTCGATAAACCTAACTGAACTCGGTCAAACCATATTGATCCATGATACAAAACATTTTTGGTTCAATTACCGATCAGAGATTGTAGAAACATTTCTCTAAACCTTAAATCCTAGCCCCTAAACCATAAATCGTAAATCCCACCCAAAAAAAATTTAAACTCTAGTTTTTAACCAATGATATATGTGCCTTTATATTTTTAATAAATGCTAATTTGGTCATTTTTTTCTCTTTGGATGCTATTTTTTATGATAAAACTATTCAAGTGTTATATTAGGCTATTTCTCAACATATAAATAAATTAAATTTATAGAATTATAGAAATTTTTGGCGTAAAAGCATTCACTGTTATAAATCAAGTGATGAATATTTATAACCGGCCCGGTCCATAACCGGCCCAAACCCTAGAAGAAAGAGATATAGCCGAAACTCTAGAGAGAGGAGAGAGAGGCGGCCGCATGCCTTCGAGGAGAGAGAGAGGCGGCCACAAGCTTTAGAGAAAAGGAAACCCTATTTCCTTTTCCTTGTATATGTAATTTTTCCATTTATGTATTTAGTAGTTATCCTAAATCTAGTTGGATTAGGACTTGTACTCTTTTCTTTTATCTCTATCTTGTAAACCTTATATAAGAGATGTCTTATTCATTAATGAAATATATAGAATTCCCATTCTTTTACAACACGTTATCAGCACGATTGTCCTCTGCAACCTGAGCCTAAATCGCCAACCCCTTAAACCTAACCTAGCCGGCAACTTACCTAAGAATCCTAATCTGTTCTTGCTTGTGTTCCGGCTTGCAACTATCCGATCAGCTTAAACCCTAAAGCGTTCCTGATCCTAGACGTCCTCAGTTTCCTGTTTACAACAGAGCCAGCCCACGTTCCTGATCAGACAGCTCGCAATACCGATCAGACGCTCGCGACACGATAACAAGTGTCCAGCTCGCGTTCCCAATAAAACGTGTCTCCCGCATCTCAACTCAGCCAGTACGGGTCCGACGTTCCCAGCTAGCTCGCGCTCCCGAAGGACCAGCTTGCAATCAGACGATCGACACCCCCAGCTCGAAGACGCGTGAAGCAGACGAACGTCCCCGGAAGCTGTTGGCGCACGTTCTTTGTCCCAGCTGTTCACGATCCGAAAGCAACCAGCTCGTGTTTGTTCTCATTCCAGCTCGAGGTTCATCTGTTCCCTTTGGTGGTCCGGTTCAACCCTACAAACAAAGATGTCGAAAATCTCAAACCTAGACTATGATGCCCTTAATCTCTCCGAAGACAACTATTTGCAATGGGCACTTGACAAAAAGATTAACTTGAGGTCAAAGGAACTCGGTGATGCTATCATCGAGGGCATCAATGAGACTGATAAGAATCGGTACAGGGCTATAAGTATTATACGCCACCATCTCATTGAGGGTCTAAAAGATCAGTACCTCACCATGGAGAATCCACTAGACCTTTAGACCGCTTTACAGCGACGATATGATCACCAGAAAACAGTGCTATTACCAAAGGCTAAACATGAGTGGAAGAATCTCATATTCATGGACTATAAGTCTGTGGATGAATACAATTCAGTATTGTTTAAGATAGTCTCAATGATGAGACTTTGTGGTGAGGAAG
This genomic interval from Brassica oleracea var. oleracea cultivar TO1000 chromosome C2, BOL, whole genome shotgun sequence contains the following:
- the LOC106325910 gene encoding bidirectional sugar transporter SWEET3-like isoform X2 codes for the protein MLLYTAPILTFSRVFKKKSTEEFSCFPYVMTLLNCLIYTWYGLPIVSHLWENLPLVTINGVGILLESLFIFIYFCYSSPKEKVKVGVIFVPVVVILFGLAVISAVVFDEHRHRKSFVGSFGLVASISMYGSPLVVMKKVIETKSVEYMPFYLSFFSFLASSLWLAYGLLSHDLFLASPNMVGTPLGILQLILYFKYKNKETPITTTVMSKWDDEKNKRTLELVVDVDHDGDANEKKFNNAC
- the LOC106325910 gene encoding bidirectional sugar transporter SWEET3-like isoform X1 is translated as MGGKLRLFIGILGNGASMLLYTAPILTFSRVFKKKSTEEFSCFPYVMTLLNCLIYTWYGLPIVSHLWENLPLVTINGVGILLESLFIFIYFCYSSPKEKVKVGVIFVPVVVILFGLAVISAVVFDEHRHRKSFVGSFGLVASISMYGSPLVVMKKVIETKSVEYMPFYLSFFSFLASSLWLAYGLLSHDLFLASPNMVGTPLGILQLILYFKYKNKETPITTTVMSKWDDEKNKRTLELVVDVDHDGDANEKKFNNAC